The Virgibacillus dokdonensis genome includes a window with the following:
- a CDS encoding ABC transporter permease, which produces MMKVLFKKEVLENWRNKKWIWVPLVFILLAIMDPITNYYLPEILESVGGLGDGAVIELPTFSPADAIMMSVSQYSTLGVLVIVLLSMGIISGERKSGVIELVLVKPVSYTKFVLAKWLSLLLLVFAAFIIGMTASWYYTNILYGEITFSMLLAVIFYYGLWLLLVCTVSIFFNTVTQSPGIVAFATIGTTAVISLVTSLLGTRLAWSPTNLSVYIQELLVTGDVSSELMYTTIISIVLIALILLASFYRFNRTFIRRNQ; this is translated from the coding sequence ATGATGAAAGTACTTTTTAAAAAAGAAGTTTTGGAAAATTGGCGTAATAAAAAGTGGATATGGGTACCGCTCGTTTTTATTCTATTAGCTATTATGGACCCGATAACGAATTATTACCTTCCAGAAATATTAGAATCGGTTGGTGGTTTAGGAGATGGTGCAGTAATTGAGTTACCTACGTTTTCACCAGCTGATGCAATCATGATGAGTGTAAGCCAATATTCTACGTTAGGTGTTCTAGTTATTGTCCTCTTATCCATGGGTATCATTAGTGGTGAGCGAAAAAGCGGAGTTATAGAGCTTGTCCTTGTCAAACCTGTGTCATATACCAAATTTGTGCTTGCGAAGTGGCTTTCCCTCCTTTTACTCGTCTTCGCTGCTTTTATTATTGGTATGACGGCGAGCTGGTATTATACGAACATACTTTATGGGGAAATCACTTTCTCTATGTTGCTCGCTGTCATTTTTTACTACGGGCTATGGTTGCTGCTTGTTTGCACCGTTTCCATTTTCTTTAATACGGTAACACAATCACCTGGCATAGTCGCTTTTGCAACCATTGGGACAACAGCTGTTATCAGTCTTGTAACAAGCTTACTAGGAACCCGTTTAGCATGGAGTCCAACTAATTTATCCGTGTATATTCAAGAACTCCTTGTTACCGGCGACGTATCTTCTGAATTGATGTATACAACGATTATAAGTATCGTGCTCATTGCGCTTATACTACTAGCATCCTTCTATCGTTTTAACCGGACTTTTATTCGTCGAAACCAATAA
- a CDS encoding ABC transporter ATP-binding protein, whose amino-acid sequence MTILTISHLSKQFNNTYAVQDLAYQFTPHQCIALIGPNGAGKTTTLQMIAGLLQPTSGEIIFDKHKSIDRRTLIGYLPQHPVFYSWMTGSEFLVYSGQLGGLTKTASRKRSAELLDITGIAEAKNKRIGNYSGGMKQRLGIAQAIIHQPKLLMLDEPVSSLDPIGRREVLTLLDQLKTEMTVLFSTHILSDADEISDELILLRKGEMIESGKMKDLRQKYQTTKITLQFSENQAFYQKKVAALHHVKSTLLEKDTVQVIANNIETARQEILQQAVDEKWPLLAFKLEQATLEEMFMKAVNNI is encoded by the coding sequence ATGACGATTTTAACTATTTCTCATTTATCAAAGCAGTTTAACAACACATATGCGGTACAAGATTTGGCATACCAATTCACTCCACATCAATGTATTGCATTAATTGGTCCAAATGGTGCCGGAAAAACGACGACACTGCAAATGATTGCTGGTCTCTTACAACCTACGTCTGGGGAAATCATTTTTGACAAGCATAAAAGTATCGATAGGCGAACGCTTATTGGTTACTTACCACAGCATCCTGTATTTTATTCATGGATGACAGGAAGTGAATTTCTCGTCTATAGCGGACAGCTGGGTGGTCTAACCAAGACCGCATCACGTAAAAGAAGTGCGGAACTACTTGATATAACAGGGATTGCTGAAGCAAAAAACAAACGAATTGGCAATTATTCAGGTGGTATGAAGCAACGTCTCGGCATTGCCCAAGCCATTATCCATCAACCGAAGCTACTCATGCTCGACGAACCTGTATCATCCCTTGATCCGATCGGACGTAGAGAAGTGCTTACGTTACTGGATCAGCTAAAAACAGAAATGACCGTATTATTCTCCACCCATATTTTAAGTGATGCGGATGAAATTAGTGATGAATTAATTTTATTACGTAAGGGAGAAATGATTGAATCAGGAAAAATGAAGGACTTACGTCAAAAATATCAAACGACAAAAATAACGTTACAATTCTCGGAAAATCAAGCATTTTATCAAAAGAAAGTAGCAGCTCTTCATCATGTTAAAAGCACATTACTAGAAAAAGACACCGTACAAGTGATTGCTAATAATATAGAAACAGCAAGACAAGAAATATTGCAACAAGCCGTGGATGAAAAGTGGCCTTTATTGGCATTTAAACTTGAGCAAGCTACACTAGAAGAGATGTTTATGAAGGCGGTGAACAATATATGA
- a CDS encoding PLDc N-terminal domain-containing protein, with protein MEDILHSINWAIVAPIIIIQLILVIVALIDWAKVKNTNGPKWLWLIIIIFLNIIGPILYFLFGRRHQ; from the coding sequence ATGGAAGATATCTTACATTCTATTAACTGGGCTATCGTAGCACCGATTATCATTATTCAACTTATATTAGTGATTGTTGCACTCATTGATTGGGCAAAAGTCAAAAATACAAATGGTCCTAAATGGTTATGGCTCATTATCATCATTTTTCTTAATATAATTGGTCCTATTTTATATTTTCTATTCGGAAGGAGACACCAATAA
- a CDS encoding DUF1648 domain-containing protein, translated as MNTFSLAITFIPLALFFIFIPYLTRKTESFGVSIPEEIYATSEMKQLRRKYALLTVVVSIVVFGIVLVSPESIMEDKRGGVFLTFLIFGYMIIEFFIYLYFHRIMKQRKKAATWWDDKTEKVMVHTKFRTQQLKFSNKWFIIPFLIFLITTTLTYIWYDQFPDQLPTNFDFLGEATNFVSKSYLSVFALPLTQLFLIGLFFAVNILIGKVKQQISSENPDRSLQQNVIFRRRWSLYMIASSILLTIWLSVAQFILLLPKGNHVFTVTSVIIHGLLLVGVIYLAFSTGQGGSRVKIADEGNDKIIDRDNDRYWKLGVFYVNKQDPSIFLEKRFGIGWAFNWANPKSWGILFAFSLLTLSIILLTR; from the coding sequence ATGAACACTTTTAGTTTAGCTATCACATTTATTCCACTAGCACTTTTTTTCATTTTCATACCTTATTTGACTAGGAAAACAGAAAGCTTTGGTGTGTCCATCCCTGAAGAAATATATGCAACCTCAGAAATGAAACAATTACGAAGAAAATACGCTTTACTTACAGTAGTTGTAAGCATCGTTGTGTTTGGAATTGTATTAGTTTCGCCCGAATCGATCATGGAAGATAAAAGAGGAGGCGTATTTCTCACCTTTCTCATTTTTGGCTATATGATCATTGAATTCTTTATTTATCTTTATTTTCACAGGATAATGAAGCAACGGAAAAAAGCCGCTACATGGTGGGACGATAAAACAGAAAAAGTAATGGTTCACACAAAGTTTCGTACGCAGCAACTAAAGTTCTCTAATAAATGGTTTATCATACCATTTCTAATTTTCCTAATCACCACCACACTAACATATATATGGTATGACCAATTTCCAGATCAATTGCCGACTAACTTTGATTTTCTTGGTGAAGCGACAAATTTTGTATCCAAATCTTATTTATCCGTATTCGCTTTACCGTTAACCCAGCTATTTCTAATAGGTTTATTCTTCGCAGTCAATATTCTCATTGGAAAGGTAAAGCAACAAATTAGTTCGGAAAATCCAGATAGATCTTTACAACAAAATGTCATTTTTCGGAGACGGTGGTCACTGTATATGATCGCTAGCAGTATATTGCTCACGATATGGCTCTCTGTAGCACAATTTATTTTGCTTCTCCCTAAAGGTAACCATGTATTTACTGTCACATCTGTCATTATTCATGGGCTTCTGTTAGTTGGCGTTATCTATTTAGCCTTTTCTACTGGTCAAGGTGGTAGTAGGGTAAAAATAGCGGATGAGGGAAACGATAAAATCATTGATCGTGACAATGACCGCTATTGGAAACTAGGCGTATTTTATGTTAATAAACAGGATCCGTCGATTTTTTTAGAAAAACGTTTTGGAATTGGTTGGGCGTTTAATTGGGCAAACCCTAAATCTTGGGGAATACTATTCGCATTTTCACTGCTTACGCTCAGTATTATTTTGCTAACTCGTTAA
- a CDS encoding GntR family transcriptional regulator produces MFIELDFESEDPIYLQLMRQIIEGIAKKELLPGDALPSVRSLAADIGINLHTVNKAYQQLKQEGFLQIHRQKGVMIHPDGIPKATEACKMALEKNLRPLIAESICRDLKQEEFSEICERIFDNLMKGGDQL; encoded by the coding sequence GTGTTTATTGAACTAGATTTTGAATCCGAAGATCCCATTTACTTACAATTGATGAGACAAATTATTGAAGGAATTGCAAAGAAAGAGCTACTTCCAGGTGATGCTTTACCATCTGTTCGGTCACTAGCTGCTGATATCGGCATTAACTTACATACTGTTAATAAAGCCTACCAACAATTAAAACAGGAAGGGTTTTTACAAATTCATCGCCAGAAAGGAGTTATGATTCATCCAGACGGCATCCCAAAGGCGACAGAAGCTTGCAAAATGGCGTTAGAAAAGAATTTACGACCACTCATAGCTGAGAGCATTTGCCGTGATTTAAAGCAGGAAGAATTTTCGGAAATTTGCGAACGTATTTTCGATAACCTTATGAAAGGAGGCGACCAGCTATGA
- a CDS encoding helix-turn-helix domain-containing protein: MNIQIAYNIKRLREQQGWTQQQLADKLQLSRSVIAKWENSHVTPDISSLMKLSDLFHVSIDYLAGNNTFHENVIAELKHVFQTSDQSFDDEAVEIMEYVMTFPEIKERLFQLKQLTPKKQHSIHELLGAIIQQYKQL; this comes from the coding sequence ATGAACATACAAATTGCATACAACATCAAACGTTTACGAGAGCAACAAGGTTGGACTCAGCAGCAATTAGCAGATAAGCTTCAGCTTTCACGCTCTGTCATAGCCAAATGGGAAAACAGCCATGTTACCCCAGATATTTCTTCGCTAATGAAACTTTCAGATCTTTTTCATGTATCCATTGACTATTTAGCAGGCAATAACACATTTCATGAAAATGTGATTGCTGAACTAAAGCACGTCTTTCAAACTTCTGATCAATCATTTGACGATGAGGCTGTAGAAATAATGGAATATGTAATGACATTTCCAGAAATTAAAGAAAGATTATTTCAATTAAAACAACTCACTCCTAAAAAGCAACATTCTATACACGAATTGCTAGGAGCTATCATTCAACAATATAAGCAATTATAA
- a CDS encoding TIGR01777 family oxidoreductase, whose protein sequence is MNVLITGGTGFIGQALTDYLCERDYHVYVLTRSPQEHTDTNKQTFIGYDYPNEQLPPIKSVINLAGESLFGYWTKTKKESILSSRIQTTEKTLAFMEKLPNKPDVFISGSAVGYYGTSNDLMFSENTTTPGDDFLAKVTTKWENVAKQAEKYNIRTVLTRFGVVLGNGGALPMMRFPVQLGVGGKIGSGEQWISWIHIEDAVKLIVFCIENKAISGPVNVTAPHPKQNKTFMQILAKVLNRPYWLPVPSIFMYTALGEMAGLITKGQYVIPQKALDHSFTFSFPYLQEALHHLHHK, encoded by the coding sequence ATGAATGTACTAATAACAGGAGGAACTGGATTTATTGGCCAAGCATTAACGGACTATTTATGTGAGCGTGATTATCATGTATATGTGTTGACACGCTCCCCCCAAGAACATACAGATACAAATAAACAAACTTTCATTGGTTATGACTATCCTAATGAACAATTGCCGCCTATTAAAAGTGTGATTAACCTTGCTGGTGAATCTTTATTTGGTTATTGGACAAAAACAAAGAAAGAATCCATTTTATCCAGCAGAATTCAAACAACCGAAAAAACACTAGCATTTATGGAAAAATTGCCAAATAAGCCAGATGTATTCATTAGTGGTTCTGCTGTAGGATATTACGGAACTTCCAATGACCTGATGTTTTCCGAAAACACGACTACTCCTGGTGATGACTTTCTAGCAAAGGTTACAACGAAATGGGAAAACGTCGCTAAACAAGCTGAGAAATACAATATTCGCACAGTACTTACTCGTTTTGGTGTTGTTCTAGGAAACGGTGGGGCTTTACCAATGATGCGATTCCCTGTCCAACTAGGTGTAGGAGGCAAAATTGGCTCCGGGGAACAATGGATATCATGGATTCATATTGAAGATGCTGTGAAATTAATCGTTTTTTGTATCGAAAATAAAGCTATATCTGGACCTGTAAATGTAACTGCACCACACCCAAAGCAAAACAAAACATTTATGCAGATATTAGCAAAAGTGTTAAATCGACCCTATTGGCTTCCTGTTCCTTCCATATTTATGTACACGGCACTTGGCGAAATGGCGGGCTTAATAACTAAAGGTCAGTACGTTATCCCCCAAAAAGCACTAGATCATTCATTTACGTTCTCTTTCCCTTATCTGCAGGAAGCACTACACCATCTTCACCACAAATAA
- the recX gene encoding recombination regulator RecX produces MSKITRITTQKKMHQRYNIFLTDDNKGERYGFSVDESVLIHFQLRKGMEISDSMMDAIKRSDSMYQSYTLAIRYLSFRMRTKKEIEDYLTKKEVDQAHIVSVMDKLVEEQLLNDHQFADMFVRSRINTSTKGPAIIKQELLKKGVEENIADNALKQFSYAIQYDKVKKLVEKKQQQKKTESYKKRLQKMQTFLQQKGYDKSVVQTVVQELPSSIDRNAEWDAIIHHGEKLKKKHAMKRTGFELRQKITEGLYRKGFSFELIQQYLERHVDDKE; encoded by the coding sequence ATGTCAAAAATCACTCGTATTACAACACAGAAAAAAATGCATCAACGATATAATATTTTTTTGACTGATGATAATAAAGGGGAACGCTACGGTTTTAGTGTAGACGAATCTGTATTGATTCATTTTCAGTTACGAAAAGGCATGGAAATATCAGATTCCATGATGGACGCCATCAAAAGAAGTGATAGCATGTACCAATCTTATACCCTTGCTATTCGATATTTAAGCTTCCGCATGCGAACAAAAAAAGAAATAGAGGACTACTTAACAAAAAAAGAAGTAGATCAAGCTCATATAGTAAGCGTGATGGACAAGTTGGTAGAAGAGCAACTTCTTAATGATCATCAGTTTGCTGACATGTTTGTACGATCACGAATAAATACATCCACAAAAGGCCCGGCAATCATTAAGCAGGAATTGTTGAAAAAAGGAGTAGAGGAAAACATTGCAGATAATGCGTTAAAGCAATTCTCATATGCCATTCAATATGATAAAGTGAAAAAATTGGTGGAGAAAAAACAACAACAGAAAAAAACAGAGTCATATAAAAAGCGACTACAAAAAATGCAAACTTTTTTACAACAAAAAGGTTATGATAAAAGTGTAGTCCAAACAGTGGTGCAGGAACTTCCATCATCCATTGATAGGAATGCCGAATGGGATGCTATTATCCATCATGGAGAAAAATTAAAGAAAAAGCATGCAATGAAAAGAACAGGGTTTGAGTTGAGGCAGAAAATAACAGAAGGATTGTATAGAAAAGGTTTTTCTTTTGAACTTATTCAGCAGTATTTAGAAAGACATGTGGATGATAAAGAGTAA
- a CDS encoding YfhH family protein: MNNNYRYSDYSIEQLRQEIGRLKEKAQKAEQLGNISEVAVNERKMQVALAYTINPDDFTANETYEFTTDQGWNFKVDYINGVFAWGHRVNLLGEVLEKQEAIPISLLGKRIE, encoded by the coding sequence ATGAACAATAATTATCGCTATAGTGACTATTCTATTGAGCAATTGCGTCAGGAAATAGGCAGGTTAAAAGAAAAAGCGCAAAAAGCAGAACAGCTAGGAAATATTTCTGAGGTGGCAGTTAATGAGCGTAAAATGCAGGTTGCTTTAGCTTATACAATAAATCCAGATGACTTTACAGCAAATGAGACGTATGAATTTACAACAGATCAAGGATGGAACTTCAAGGTGGACTATATAAATGGTGTGTTTGCTTGGGGGCACAGAGTTAATCTATTAGGAGAGGTACTAGAAAAACAGGAAGCAATTCCGATATCTTTGTTAGGGAAACGTATAGAATAA
- a CDS encoding metal-dependent hydrolase yields MDTGTHIVMGVALGGLATIDPVISNDPALFNAVLVGTIVGSHAPDFDTVLKLKNNATYIRHHRGITHSIPAVLMWGILIASMIHLFIPEKSFFHIWLWTAIAVIIHVLVDIFNAYGTQAYRPFSNRWVAYGFINTFDPYIFFLHIAGIAAWALGANPAFIWAVIYSVIVLYYIKRYMDKRFIVKKINSYFSDVEQIATSPTIKQNYWRVAITTKDRFYVGVVDNNHIEIIDEFTRVPLPDTELMKVAKTDKNIAAFLSFSPVYRWEINEYKDYTEVRFIDLRYRSKGHYPFVAVVQIDDSMHITSSYTGWIFSEKKLQHKLYVEESPI; encoded by the coding sequence ATGGATACTGGTACCCATATTGTAATGGGAGTTGCGCTTGGGGGATTAGCTACAATTGATCCTGTTATAAGCAATGACCCAGCTTTATTCAATGCTGTTCTAGTAGGAACAATTGTAGGTTCCCATGCACCAGATTTTGATACCGTTTTAAAATTAAAAAATAATGCTACCTATATACGCCATCATCGTGGAATTACACATTCTATTCCAGCAGTTCTTATGTGGGGAATTTTAATTGCAAGTATGATCCATTTGTTTATACCAGAAAAGAGTTTCTTTCATATTTGGCTATGGACTGCTATAGCCGTAATAATCCATGTGTTAGTGGATATTTTTAATGCCTATGGAACACAAGCATATCGGCCCTTCTCTAATCGATGGGTAGCTTATGGTTTTATTAATACGTTCGATCCATATATATTTTTCTTGCATATTGCCGGCATTGCTGCTTGGGCGTTGGGAGCAAACCCTGCATTTATATGGGCTGTTATCTATAGCGTTATTGTACTTTATTACATCAAACGTTACATGGATAAACGATTCATCGTAAAAAAAATCAACAGCTATTTTTCCGACGTGGAGCAGATTGCTACATCACCAACGATTAAACAAAATTATTGGCGTGTCGCTATAACGACAAAGGATAGGTTCTATGTTGGTGTCGTTGATAACAATCACATTGAAATTATTGATGAGTTTACAAGAGTACCGCTCCCAGATACAGAGCTGATGAAAGTGGCCAAGACTGATAAAAATATTGCTGCGTTCCTTTCATTTTCTCCCGTATACCGATGGGAAATTAACGAATATAAAGATTATACGGAAGTGCGATTTATCGACTTACGCTATCGCTCCAAGGGGCATTATCCATTTGTTGCCGTTGTGCAAATAGATGATTCGATGCACATTACAAGTTCTTACACAGGATGGATCTTTTCAGAAAAGAAACTTCAGCATAAACTTTATGTAGAAGAAAGTCCCATTTAA
- the mutY gene encoding A/G-specific adenine glycosylase, whose translation MNDEKLQSIDILTFRRDLLSWYKENKRDLPWRQDQNPYRVWVSEVMLQQTKVDTVIPYFNRFMAKFPTVEALAQADEQEVLKEWEGLGYYSRARNLQNAVKEVATKYNGRVPDDAEELGVLKGVGPYTKGAILSIAYNQPEPAVDGNVMRVLSRVLKIESDITQQRTKKLFEAYVRKLIDPQDPSSFNQAVMELGALICTPKSPACLLCPVQAHCQAFVAGMEEQLPVKKKAKKQKNIAYVVLLAVDDQDNYVIEKRKEAGLLANLWQFPMVPIKEVEWVHLENWVYNEYGLEITLGEKQSKLKHVFSHLIWHLEVYEAKLIKKLSKSNRLQLVNKQDLTNYPFPVPHQKIRNSLYEKEQNM comes from the coding sequence ATGAATGATGAAAAACTACAATCTATTGACATTTTAACATTTCGACGTGATTTACTAAGCTGGTATAAGGAAAATAAACGCGATTTACCTTGGCGCCAAGATCAGAATCCTTACCGAGTATGGGTCTCTGAAGTAATGCTACAACAAACAAAAGTAGATACGGTTATTCCGTATTTTAATCGTTTTATGGCTAAATTCCCAACTGTAGAAGCATTAGCACAAGCGGATGAGCAAGAAGTGTTAAAGGAATGGGAAGGGCTTGGCTATTACTCTAGAGCGCGAAATTTGCAAAATGCGGTGAAAGAGGTAGCAACGAAGTACAATGGAAGGGTGCCAGATGATGCGGAGGAACTAGGTGTATTAAAAGGGGTAGGTCCGTATACAAAGGGAGCGATTTTATCCATTGCTTATAATCAGCCAGAGCCAGCTGTAGATGGAAATGTCATGCGTGTTTTATCCCGAGTATTAAAAATTGAAAGTGATATTACGCAACAACGGACGAAAAAACTATTTGAAGCCTATGTACGCAAGCTCATTGATCCACAAGACCCCTCATCGTTTAATCAAGCTGTCATGGAATTAGGGGCTTTAATATGTACACCTAAATCTCCAGCTTGTTTATTATGTCCGGTTCAAGCGCATTGCCAAGCTTTTGTTGCAGGTATGGAAGAACAGTTGCCCGTAAAAAAGAAAGCAAAAAAACAAAAGAATATTGCTTATGTTGTGTTGTTAGCAGTTGATGACCAAGATAATTATGTAATTGAAAAGCGAAAAGAAGCTGGTTTGTTAGCTAATTTGTGGCAATTTCCTATGGTTCCTATAAAAGAAGTAGAGTGGGTTCATTTAGAAAATTGGGTTTATAATGAATATGGATTAGAAATAACGCTAGGGGAAAAACAAAGTAAGTTAAAGCATGTTTTTTCACATTTAATATGGCATTTAGAAGTATATGAAGCAAAATTAATTAAAAAATTAAGCAAAAGTAACAGGTTACAGTTAGTTAATAAACAGGATTTAACAAATTACCCTTTTCCTGTACCACATCAAAAAATTAGGAATAGTTTATATGAAAAGGAACAAAATATGTAA
- a CDS encoding gamma-type small acid-soluble spore protein produces the protein MAKKQQPNQTSTGTNIQKVKQQNQQAAQGQGQYGTEYGAEQTNAQEVRKQNQKSQQNKK, from the coding sequence ATGGCTAAAAAGCAACAACCAAACCAAACTTCTACTGGTACAAACATTCAAAAGGTTAAGCAACAGAATCAACAAGCCGCTCAAGGGCAAGGTCAGTACGGTACAGAATATGGTGCTGAACAAACAAATGCTCAAGAAGTAAGAAAGCAAAACCAAAAATCTCAACAAAACAAAAAGTAA
- the ntdP gene encoding nucleoside tri-diphosphate phosphatase, which yields MVAPIPGTNIQIQSYKHNGRLHRIWTNSLVLKGTETVVIGANDRTEVKESDGRSWFTREPAICYFHAAHWFNVIGMLRTDGIYYYCNISSPFLYEHRAIKYIDYDLDVKVYPDMTYTLLDEDEYELHRQQMKYPSKLDYILHHQLNILVRWVRQRYGPFSPGFVDEWYERYLTYR from the coding sequence ATGGTTGCTCCGATCCCAGGAACTAATATACAAATACAAAGTTATAAGCATAATGGACGGTTGCATCGTATATGGACAAACAGTCTTGTTTTAAAAGGGACAGAGACCGTTGTTATCGGAGCAAATGACCGAACAGAGGTAAAAGAAAGTGATGGTAGGTCATGGTTTACGAGAGAACCAGCTATTTGTTATTTTCATGCTGCGCATTGGTTTAACGTCATCGGTATGCTTCGAACAGACGGTATTTATTACTATTGTAATATCAGCTCTCCATTTCTATATGAGCATCGTGCAATTAAATATATTGATTATGACTTAGATGTAAAAGTTTATCCAGATATGACATATACTTTATTAGATGAAGACGAGTATGAACTACATCGACAACAAATGAAATACCCAAGTAAACTTGATTATATCTTACATCACCAATTGAATATTCTTGTAAGGTGGGTGAGACAAAGATATGGTCCTTTTTCACCAGGGTTTGTCGATGAATGGTATGAGCGATACTTAACATATCGATAA
- a CDS encoding ABC transporter ATP-binding protein, protein MNSMKQYMYFVKPYKWKIFWTVIVGIVKFGIPLLMPLILKFVIDNIIGNEVLSQTEKTTQLIWLMGTAFIIFFVLRPPIEYIRQYLAQWVGNKVLFDIRDRLFDHLQHLSLRFYSKTKTGEIISRVIHDVEQTKTFVITGLMNIWLDLITILIAIGIMLSMDIELTIVAIILFPLFGFSIKYFYGRLRQLTRKRSQALAEVQGHLHERVQGMPVTRSFALEDYEQEQFAKRNNNFLNRALEHTNWNAKTFAVTNTITDVAPLLVIAYAGYQVIHGHLTMGTMVAFVGYMERVYSPLRRLINSSTTLVQSIASIDRVFELMNEKYDITDRPHAAELDNLRGEVTFEDVYFQYEDEEQAVLRDVSLHVKEGETIALVGMSGGGKSTFVSLIPRFYDATSGAIKVDGIDVRDVKVRSLRDQIGMVLQDNTLFSESIAMNIRMGNPHATDEEVVKAAKAANAHEFIQQLPYGYDTLVGERGVKLSGGQKQRIAIARVFLKNPPMLIFDEATSALDLESEHTIQEAMEKLASNRTTFIVAHRLATITHADRIVVMEDGKIKEIGTHYELMYKQGIYYNLYQVQHLDTTVEQG, encoded by the coding sequence ATGAATTCAATGAAGCAATATATGTATTTTGTAAAACCTTATAAATGGAAGATATTTTGGACGGTTATAGTCGGAATTGTAAAATTTGGCATTCCGTTATTAATGCCTTTAATCCTCAAATTTGTAATTGATAACATTATTGGTAATGAAGTACTGAGTCAAACGGAAAAGACAACCCAACTCATTTGGTTGATGGGAACGGCTTTTATCATTTTCTTTGTTTTACGACCACCTATTGAATATATTCGACAATATTTAGCTCAGTGGGTTGGAAATAAGGTGCTTTTTGATATTCGAGACCGTTTATTTGACCATTTACAGCATTTAAGTTTGAGATTCTATTCCAAAACAAAAACAGGCGAAATTATTTCCCGGGTAATACATGATGTCGAACAAACAAAAACGTTTGTCATTACAGGTCTAATGAATATTTGGTTGGACCTGATAACGATACTGATTGCTATCGGAATTATGTTGTCGATGGATATCGAATTAACCATTGTAGCTATTATTCTATTTCCTTTGTTTGGCTTTTCTATTAAATATTTTTATGGAAGACTGCGGCAACTCACTCGTAAACGCTCACAAGCGCTTGCAGAAGTTCAAGGACATTTACATGAACGCGTGCAAGGCATGCCGGTAACGAGAAGCTTTGCATTGGAAGATTATGAACAAGAACAATTCGCTAAAAGAAATAATAATTTTTTGAACAGAGCACTGGAGCATACAAATTGGAATGCTAAAACTTTTGCAGTAACGAATACAATTACAGATGTAGCACCTTTATTAGTAATCGCGTATGCGGGCTATCAAGTTATTCATGGTCATTTAACAATGGGAACAATGGTCGCTTTTGTCGGATATATGGAACGGGTGTATAGTCCGTTAAGAAGATTAATTAATTCTTCGACAACACTTGTGCAATCGATCGCTTCCATCGACCGCGTTTTTGAGTTAATGAATGAGAAATATGATATTACAGATCGACCTCATGCGGCGGAATTAGATAACCTACGTGGTGAAGTAACTTTTGAGGATGTTTATTTTCAATATGAGGATGAAGAACAGGCTGTGTTAAGGGATGTTTCCCTTCATGTGAAAGAAGGAGAAACCATTGCTCTTGTCGGTATGAGTGGCGGAGGAAAATCAACGTTTGTAAGTCTTATACCACGTTTTTATGATGCTACGAGTGGAGCAATAAAGGTAGATGGAATCGATGTTAGAGATGTGAAGGTGCGTTCACTACGAGATCAAATTGGAATGGTGCTGCAAGACAACACCCTGTTTAGCGAATCAATCGCAATGAATATTCGCATGGGAAACCCTCATGCTACGGATGAAGAAGTGGTGAAAGCAGCTAAAGCGGCAAATGCTCATGAATTTATTCAGCAGTTACCATATGGCTATGATACGCTTGTTGGTGAACGAGGTGTGAAATTATCAGGGGGACAGAAACAGCGAATTGCCATTGCACGTGTTTTCTTAAAGAATCCACCAATGCTTATATTTGATGAAGCAACATCCGCTCTTGATTTAGAAAGTGAGCATACGATTCAAGAGGCAATGGAAAAATTAGCTTCTAACCGAACAACGTTTATTGTTGCGCATCGATTAGCCACAATCACGCATGCGGATCGTATTGTCGTAATGGAAGATGGAAAAATTAAAGAAATTGGAACGCATTATGAACTGATGTATAAACAAGGAATATATTATAATTTGTACCAAGTGCAACACCTAGACACTACTGTTGAACAAGGTTAA